The nucleotide sequence GACAGTTGACTTGACCTCGTCTAGTCGTCCCAGTCCAGTTGAGTGAAATGTACGTGATTTCATTAATCATTTTGCTCCAACTTGTAATATATAgggttcgcgaaaagaaaatttttggatgtcatACCGGATGTTGGAAGGTGTTTTTatacacgaatgaaaaaactaatttcataactcatctggaaaccgcgagacgaatctttcgagcctaattaagccgtcattagtaCAAGTGGaatactgtagcacttatgcctaatcatggactaattaggcttaaaagattcgtctcacgatttccatgcaatgtgcaattaatttttgtttttatctatatttaatactctagaGATTCGATAtgacgtttttgggaaaaaaaatttaggaactaaaccaggccataCTCCCTTGGTTGTATTTTGTTTCCTTAGTAGGATAATAGTTTAATAAAAACTCACTTTATTATTTGGATATACTATTTATGacaaaaattgaatttattaggtttatatatatttatgattaTACTTTTGTATCACATACCCTCTTCGATCCAAAATATAAGATTGTTTAGCATATAGATCttttcattctaaaatatagggCTCTGTCCCGATTAATAGTTAATAGTTACATTTTGAGACGTTCGGAGTAATAAAGTCAAATAAAGTCAAGTTAAATATTCCATTTTAGTGACTTTAGTTGTCAATTTTTGAGTTTTGAATTTCTTAGATTGTTTCTACAAACATCTCATTAGCTTTGAATTGTTGAAATAATGGAATCATTAAAATCGATGCAGAGAATTGTGTCGGTTATTGCACGTCCTCTCCATCCTACACGCTTAATTTCACTTTTCTCCTTTTCTCCGGATGATACTGTTTAGTGTTAACAAACAGTCAAGGTGAAAACAGCCGGAGTTGGACAGACTGGGTCGTGCGTGAGGCGTGACAGCGGCGATAAAAGGCATTCAATTCCCATCACATATATGGTTGGGTAGCTCGCGGAACCATAACCTCTTGATCCTTGTAGCTAGGATTCATCGTCCATTTCTCTTGCTATCTTGCCTAAACACTCGTATATAACATTCTTCGCAACACCAAGAAAGATCTCAACCTTAACTTCAGATCGATCATCCTCAACaatttgaggagagagagagaggggtggtgGCTGTCGCGGCTGCCTCCGTTGCCTTCCATCGCCACTCCTGATATATCATCAGTTATCATCACCGGGTATACTCCCATGGCCTCGCCACCTTCGCCAGCAGAATATCGTTCTTATCGATATGTACTTGACGATAATCTATCATCTCCGACACCAGCACCAGGTCCATCACAACCacctccatctccaccgccaccgccactgccatcgccaccaccaccatatcCATTTTCATCTCCATGGTCATCACCGCCATCGCCAcaagcaccaccaccacaaatTCTGACGGCGCCACCACTACCTGCGCAAGCACTGCCACTAGCACAACCCAAGACCAACTCCTCGACGAAGACGATCGCCATGGCAGTAGTAGTTCCTACGCTCGCGGTGTGCGTGGTCGCCGCGGCGCTTCTATGGCTGTGGCGCCAGCGGAAGCGCCGCCGCAAGAACTCACCGCCGCCGGCAAACAATGACAGCGACCAGTACTCCTCCGACGGGCAGCGGCAGCACGGCACCGCCGACCTGGAGAGAGCCGTGACCGGCGGCGGGCCGCGGCGGTACCAGTTccacgagctcgccgccgcgacGCGCGACTTCGCCGAGGAGGAGAAGCTCGGGCAAGGAGGGTTCGGCAACGTCTACCtgggccgcctcgccgtcggcactggcggcggcgaggaccacCAGGAGGTGGCCGTGAAGAAGTTCTCGATGGACTCCATGTCTCAGGGAAGGAGGGAGTTCGAGGCCGAGGTGAGGATCATAAGCCAGCTGAGGCATCGAAACCTGGTGCAGCTGCATGGTTGGTGTGATAGCCGCAAGGGGCTCTTGCTCGTCTACGAGCTTGTGGCAGGAGGAAGCCTAGATAAGCACATCTATAACACCGACAGGATACTCACCTGGCCAGAGAGGTAACAATTCGTCCCATGACCgattgttctttttttagttATTATTGATCTAGTTATTTGGATCCTtccttcaaaataaaaaaaatattctagtTATTTAGAGATCCTTTTGGTGAATTGTATGTCCTCTATTGATTTTGCCATATCCTTTGACAAAGAAATAGGAATGATGAGAACCATTGGACTATCATTAAGTTAagcgataaaaaaaaatgaccagaatttttttaaaaaatttatgcacctgaaatcaatatattaaatcTAACTCCCTTCATTCCTAGGAAATTTGTTCCTTTTCGTTGACATTAGATATTATTAATACATAAACTTTGATAGCTCGTCTTTCTGGAAAAAAAACCCCCTCCGTTtacgtttcatattataagtcattttgatttttttctaatcaaacttttttaaattgACTAAGTTTATACTCTCcgtgtttctaaatatttgacgatgttgacttttttaaatatgtttgaccgttcgtcttattcaaaaatattaagtaattattaattctttttctatcatttttattcattgttaaatatacttttatgtatacatatagttatacatatttcacaaaagtttttgtataaaacgaacggtcaaacatgtgctacaAAGTCTACGGTATCAAAcatttagaaatggagggagtataaaaaacatagaaacactatcaatacaaaacaaacatactatcaaaatataattaatgttagatttattgaaactaatttgatgttatcattgttgctaaatttttgaTAAACATAGTCAAACTTTGAAAAGTTTAACTAGGAAAACATTAGagcgtcttataatatgaaaagtaCTTGGCATGCTATATGTATAACTATGCTACTTGCGTTCATCAAAAAttgttatttaaaaagtttttattgtaaaaaaaaaactggtaaCTAACcatgacataaaaaaaattaagaaccgGTGGAGTACTACTGTGTTAACAAGTGTTCCTTAATTAATTGATACAGATACAAGATCATTATGGGATTAGGAGCTGCGCTACGTTACCTTCATCAAGAGTGGGAGCAATGCATCCTGCACGGCGACATCAAACCAAGCAACATCATGGTTGACTCGTCGTACAACACCAAGCTAGGGGACTTTGGGCTGGCAAGGCTCGTCGACCACGGCAAAGCGTGGCAGGCCACAAGGTCCGTGCTCGGCACGGCCGGCTACATCGACCCGGAGTTCGTGAACACGCGGCGGCCGAGCACCGAGTCCGACGTCTACAGCTtcggcgtcgtcctcctcgagATCGTCTGCGCCAAGCCGCCGGTGGTCTTGCAGGAGAACGAGCCGAGCTTCGTGCTGCTGAGGTGGGTATGGAACCTGTACAGCCAGAACGCGATCCTCGACGCGGTGGACGAGCGGCTGCGTGTCGTTGGCGTCGTGCGCGACGAGCGGCAGATGGAGCGCGTGCTGGTCGTCGGGCTGTGGTGCGCGCACCCTGACCTGAGTGAGCGCCCGTCCATCGCCCGCGCCATGAACGTCCTGCAGTCCGACGACGCGAGGTTGCCGGATCTCTCGCCGCAGATGTACAAGTCCAAGGCGTCACCGCCTCCAAGAGATGTCGCCGTGGGGGTAGATTACGGCGGTGTCAGTACAGGTAGCACGTTCTCAGGCAGTGGTGTTCCCACATCGGCGACCACAACAACCACGCGTTCCTCCGGATCATTTGTTGGTTGATACAATCtttgtgggtataaatacattTGCTTATTATCTGTTATCAGAAAAGGGAGAATATTAGTTCTGAGCATCGGGTAGCTATTTCTATCAATGGTATAAATTTTAGTTGTATGAGAAATAcattagttatttctaaattatagcAACTTATTATATTCAAATAATTTCCATGTTTGTAGCAAATTGCTAAttatttgttttgatttttgataTCAATTTAATAGGGCTTCCCATTTGGAATGACATAATGGGCATCCATTTTAGACAAATCACCTCTTACAATCACTAGTCTCTCAGTTCCTGCTGGAGGCTTTTGTATGTTAGGCTTTTCAAGGACCCATATACGGCTGTTATATATTCGATGTCAATCCTTCGTCCGAACCTTGCGCCATTTATGACACTTAAAACATTGAACTGCATACATGCCAATGGAGTCTGTGGAGGAACCTCGTTTTCTCTATTGAAATAAGAACGTTACCATTCATTAGTATTGTATAGCAAGCAAAAGAAATGTTCTGATCCTAAAATAAACATTTGGAATGTAAATTTTATAATTCTATCAGGCACAAACAAATGGAAAATGGATGTTAATGACATAGAATGCATACCTCTGTTGGTTGGATAGGACAACAGAACAACTTCCCAAACAAGCTAATAAATAGCAGATAGCGGGTCAGTAGCGGATTGGTGTCTTGGTAGCGGATCGTGGATAGCAGGCGCTATAGCGGGCGCTAAGTTCAAATAGCGGCATTGAATAATCATATGTAAATTTGAGAAAATATAGACATTTATTTGCACACTTGCACTCAAAGAGTTGATGTCTTTCCaacataactaaaatttaagaCACAGACACAACTGTTGATTGGCTTGAATTGCAGTTGATGCAGCCGACGACATTGtgcaactagaaaaaaaattgataatctTAAGTCCTACATGTAAATCTTGTAAATTCTTACTGGAGACCAGAAATGAGCACCAACCACTAAGTAGTAAGCACTAACCAGTAACAGGCTAACAGCAAACAACCACCTCGATGGAGAAGATAACCGGCCAGCAAGCTCAGAAGTCAAACCATCACCTAATAACCTGCACAGAAAAGCCGTCAAACTCAAATCTAAATGAAGGAGCAACCACCACGACGGAGCGCCGGTGGCTGGCGCGGCCGGCGCTGCGCTGACGACGAACTAACCTTTGGCCATCGAATCGAACTGGCGAGGTGTGGAAGTGCTCTGTCGCTCCACGG is from Oryza sativa Japonica Group chromosome 9, ASM3414082v1 and encodes:
- the LOC4346779 gene encoding probable kinase CHARK isoform X1, with product MASPPSPAEYRSYRYVLDDNLSSPTPAPGPSQPPPSPPPPPLPSPPPPYPFSSPWSSPPSPQAPPPQILTAPPLPAQALPLAQPKTNSSTKTIAMAVVVPTLAVCVVAAALLWLWRQRKRRRKNSPPPANNDSDQYSSDGQRQHGTADLERAVTGGGPRRYQFHELAAATRDFAEEEKLGQGGFGNVYLGRLAVGTGGGEDHQEVAVKKFSMDSMSQGRREFEAEVRIISQLRHRNLVQLHGWCDSRKGLLLVYELVAGGSLDKHIYNTDRILTWPERYKIIMGLGAALRYLHQEWEQCILHGDIKPSNIMVDSSYNTKLGDFGLARLVDHGKAWQATRSVLGTAGYIDPEFVNTRRPSTESDVYSFGVVLLEIVCAKPPVVLQENEPSFVLLRWVWNLYSQNAILDAVDERLRVVGVVRDERQMERVLVVGLWCAHPDLSERPSIARAMNVLQSDDARLPDLSPQMYKSKASPPPRDVAVGVDYGGVSTGSTFSGSGVPTSATTTTTRSSGSFVG
- the LOC4346779 gene encoding probable kinase CHARK isoform X2, which produces MAVVVPTLAVCVVAAALLWLWRQRKRRRKNSPPPANNDSDQYSSDGQRQHGTADLERAVTGGGPRRYQFHELAAATRDFAEEEKLGQGGFGNVYLGRLAVGTGGGEDHQEVAVKKFSMDSMSQGRREFEAEVRIISQLRHRNLVQLHGWCDSRKGLLLVYELVAGGSLDKHIYNTDRILTWPERYKIIMGLGAALRYLHQEWEQCILHGDIKPSNIMVDSSYNTKLGDFGLARLVDHGKAWQATRSVLGTAGYIDPEFVNTRRPSTESDVYSFGVVLLEIVCAKPPVVLQENEPSFVLLRWVWNLYSQNAILDAVDERLRVVGVVRDERQMERVLVVGLWCAHPDLSERPSIARAMNVLQSDDARLPDLSPQMYKSKASPPPRDVAVGVDYGGVSTGSTFSGSGVPTSATTTTTRSSGSFVG